The Mytilus edulis chromosome 4, xbMytEdul2.2, whole genome shotgun sequence nucleotide sequence CACATTTTAAAATTCAAGTGTTCAAGTTAATGCAAATTTTTAAATGATCTATGTTTGTCTGTCATATGGCTTGACTTATTtactgtgatgagtttatttttttctattggtcaaggtttAATTTTAGGATTTGATTTGTTCATCAGAGCTATGGATGTTAGGTCAATAATATTGGACaaattatgtcatattttgacTGATATTACAGAGCCTTTTGGAACCTAAATTTTGATATATTACTTTGTTCTCATCAGAGGGccatttaaagaaagaaataaactTTCCATTTAGGAGATAtctgtattatattttaagctccgacggcatcaattggggatttgatggtcgcaaatttagtttactggcgacgcgttagcggagacagtaaacgggtatttgcgaccatcaaatcccaaattgatgccgtcggagcttaaaatacaatattgttatctccattctaatgaaactgacagaaaacaacgttaaaacatgtatttaaaatctgtcatatgccgtctgcgcttacACGTATGTCCtttagcatcaattgtcaattgatgccatgtaagaaagtgacgttatccaatcaaaatgaacgttacaaacgttgttgcattagaataaaaATTAGTTATTGCCACACTTCATGGGATCAAAACTTAAAGCTCTTCTATACTACCTGTTAGTTTTCCTTTCCTGTGGACCTACACCATttacttttatgtttttgtctttgTGTAAATTTAATCATGTCAAATTAAGCATCAATTGAGCATAATCACTTTTTAGTTCTTTATTGCAGAACAAGAGATTATGATCCTCCCGATGTTCCAGGATATTTTGACAAAGTTGTTTGGCCTCATTATAAACAGACTTACAGTGAAATAACTGAAAGAGTTGATATAAGTGagtttaatacaaatatttacaaagtaAATAGGAATCAGcctgtctgtccatctgttcagaataattttttttttattcactatAACCTATTTAGAATACTTGATCATAATGTGAAGGATTTGTTTAGTTAATCTTGAATTCTAAATTATGCTCCTTTTACCATAGaaatatttttaccttttttagctcacctgggccCAAAGGgccccatgtgagcttatgcAATCACTTGGCATCTGTCGTCCATCATTGTCATCTTTTTGTCATtgttttaaactatttaaaaaatgttctcctctgaaactactggggcaaataccttcaaactttaactaaatgttccttaggcgtatcttgtttataaattgtatccgaagttttgatccctcaacaaacatggctgccatggctaaaaatagaacatagtggtcaaatacagtttttggcttatatcttaaaagctaaagcttttagagcaaatcttctcctctaaaactactgggccaaataccttcaaactttaaatcaatgttccttagggtatctagtttgtaaattgtatccgaagttttgatccataGACAAACATGGCTGCCAAGGTTAAAAGTataacataggggtcaaatgcagtttttggcttatatctctgaaactaaagcatttagagcaaatctgacatggggttaaattgtttcaATGGTTATGATGTATcagccttgaaattttcagacgaatcaaacaaaaaattgttgggttactgccacaaaattggtagttttaaggaaattttgcagtttttatgtcccatttatgggcattatgttttctggtctgtgcatccgtctgttcgttcgtccgtccctCCGTCTGTTcttccatccgtctgtcccgcttcaggttaaagtttttggtcgaggtagtttttgatgaagttgaagtccaatcaacttgaaacattgtacacatgttccctatgatatgatctttcaaattttaatgccaaattagatattcccccccatttttacggtccactgaacatagaaaatgatagtgtgtaTGGGGCATCTgtatactggggacacattcttgtttgttattatcttgaatattattatagatagatataaactgtaaacagcaattatgttccgcaaagtaagatctacaaaaaagttaatatgtccaaaattgtcaattgaccccttaaggagttattgacctttaaagaaattttacacaagttatttgttttttaactttaaaaatcttttcaaatgaatctagtataaattttgtatttaattccttgtacgtcaagaaacatagacactatggctaaaatggaacatatggttaaaatgcatttatttgtttttgaagaaaatatgacagctacaatgaacatttaaatggcatttttaagccactcattaatatatattgaaaagcaaaaataatcattgatgaaagatttaaccCAATATTAAGAGGTGagtgattcaggctcttgaggTCTGTTTTTGCATCCAAAGTGTCAAAAGGTGAGGTAAGGCAGATTTAAAATGCTAGAGCACATTATAGTACTCTCcccttaaatataataaatctatTTATTCTGTACTGTCCTATATGTGCTTGTAACTTTGATTTCAAAATATAGGctaattttcatatatttgattAAGATCAAAAGGTAAATTTTTGAAACCCAAATCTGAAACATTGCactaaaaatgtaaattaaagcACTATATCATTATTACTAAAAATATtgtcatacatgtatctatttcagATTTTATTAAAGAAGGCATGAGCAAAGAAGAAATATATACCCAAGTGAAAAATGATATTGACATTTATCTGAAATCGTTATGATGCTGCAATAATTAAACTATAGTACTGTAGTTGTCCACAAAGTCAATCATGATTCTAAAACTCATCTGCTAATTGGAAAGATGTTGTACATCAAGGAGAAGCAATGTGatagtttatgtttttttatatacatttacaacTTGCGTTGATTTATGTTTATTCAATTATTCATGCACTTTTCCATGACTGTATTAAACATTATTATCACATGATGTTATTCATCTCATCTCCTTCACAAACTTTTCAAGAATATTCTGTTTTATTGCCTCCAAACTTATGAGCCGTTTGATCTTAAAATAGCTGTAATTATTTACCAACATTGAAGCGTATTGCTGACATAAGTAGTGACCACATCAGtagagttgtttccctttatTCTAATTTGTATTTGCCAagatgcatttttatttttttctgatttgtgGGTCGGTCTGATCTTTCTGATACGTTTCAACTCTGACAGGTACATGGTTGAATGTAAAAGTAAGATGTAGTGTGACAaaaattagacaactctccacaagagaccaaatagaTATAGGTTAACACTCTGGGTCACTGCATGaacaaccttcaaaaatgagcaaaacccatacttgTAGTAAGCCATGAAAGACCTAGAAATAATAGATCTTCAAcgtttcaaatgagaaaattaataacctgatttatgaacaaaattataaacaaaaacatgatATAGATCTACAGCGAAAAACTgaaaccactgaattgcaggctcgcttcacttgggacaggaacatacagaatgaGACAGGTTAAAAATGTTTTCTGAATCCCCGCCACAAATATGAATTTTCATAGATTAAAAAATGTCGACTTGTATGTATATACTTTTCTATTAGGTCCAATTTACAGAAACCCTTATACTATATAGTGTATAATACAATTGATATTTCATCATTTTATCCACTTGTGAGctttaatgatatttttctttGGCAACTTTGTTCAATATGGCCAAATATATCAGAGAATCAAAGTGAAATCTCTGCATCTTAAGCCCTCAAGGCAAGATTCAGTCATAATCAGTTAAGCAGGCAAGACATTTTAGCATGTGTACCCTGGTTAATAGAAGACAACTAGATGACTAGTAAAGGTATTTACTACTTCTGTTCATTATTGAAGAATCATCAAAAGCTTTTtaaatgaagaacagcaataaaccTTCTTTCAAGGATATACAccttatattttttctttgataattttataGTAATAGGGATTGGTAAACTAATTTTTTCGTTACAAAATAAGTTGCAAAGTACACTTTTTCAGCTGGCTTGGCTCTAAAAGCCTAGTTAAAATTTACTAATGGATTTGTAATAGTCTTTTAATACTATAATTTTATCCATGGGTCTTTTCTATGCATCATTACAATGTCAATGTAAATTATCTTAACTTGGCCATATGTATCAACAATGCTGCAAGAAACTTATTAAATATAACTCACTTTATTACAGACAATTTTGGATGTGGATCCAGGGGTGACCCACCAACAAGGCAACATTATGGACGGGACTTGGAAAAGTTCTATGTATTAaaacttgtacatgtatttagcACCAATAGACCAGGAGACACCTGTACATACCCAAATTGGTTTCCCTTTCTATTTctttagttttcctcaaccaaattttatgaaacttaaacacaatgcttattaatACAAAACACAGATCATATATGAATTTTGGTGGTTTCACTTTTACAaatctagagttatgcccctttacaaatggaaaaattacggAATTGTTTGTTtcctttaactttagtttgcctaaaCTAAActttatgaatcttatacacaatgtttatttcCACAATAcacatcaatataaaaaagatgtggtatgattgccaacgagacaacccTCTCCACAagcgaccaaatgacacagaaattaagttTGAATTAAGAAAGTATCAattttactgttcttcagttatgtccctttataatgttgtatgGAAGCGAGGGCAGCATCTGAGTCaaatggacacattccccatttattttcttcttttgtcatATGTATATAGTGTTCTCCTCCAGGACCTGATCATGTGTATAATAACACCATGATACAAtggtattatatttgttatatcatGTTGCTGTCTAAATAGGTCTTATAACATGGAGTGGTGAATGCCTCAAAGAGAACAGAAAACaacccaaggccaccaatgggtcttttcTTATTTATGATAAAATCCCACAACCAGAGGCAGGCATCAGCTAGCCCCATTACATAATGTATCTTAGTTCAGTGAAATAGACAACACATTAAACTCCCGAAGATACAAATGAACTAACAATTGTATAAGCACACAAGACTAGCATAGCAAGAGCTTCTTGGCCTTGGACAGGTTAAAAAATGTGGCATGGTTAAACATATTTTAGGAAATCCCAACCCTTCCCTATACATGTAGTCTTATAACTGAATTCATTGTAAATGAATTATTTAAGATATATAGGTTGTTTTCCACATTAGTGCTATTTTAAAATACTGTAGAGAATattgttgaaattgaaaaaagaaaaaatctcCAAATTACAAACACCATGACTAATAGCAACACAAGTAATAAGTATATTACTATTATTCATACCCATAGCCAGGGGGGTTcagggggttcggacgaacccccccccccccccccccccccccccttgaaatttgataagcactgttaaagtcaacgttttgttcaaattgtgactgttcacgagtccaacgaacccccccttggaaattcctggctacgggcctgttaTTTGTTGGTGTAACAAACATTgtgtattatttattataaaagtatTAATTACCATTACTGAATATTAATCAGTAAAATGTGATACTTTTGCAATACAGCACTTTATTTCCAATTTTCACACCTAtggagaaaataaatattattctgTACTTATTGGATAGAAAAGCAGATCAGCAAATATTGATAAAAGCTGATGTAACATTTTTATTAGATTCTGTGATTACTTTAAATTTTAATGTGTACATTTTTGAAGTATTTATTTAATCAATCATAAATtgatcaaatcaaataaaaatgttcCACTTATATAATGTCATTTGCATTGAATCTTTTTTCTGTCCTTTCAGTTGATGAATTTCAATTTATATGGGAAGAACATGATCGTTGAATCCTAAATCTCTCTGTTATCAATTATATCCTTTCCAAGCATATGAGGAAACAATTCCCATATCTTTATATATCGATGAATGAACACGTCGGTCACTGTCAACTATTTTCTCTTTGTTTACTTTCGTCATTCTTCCTAACTGAAAAAGACAAGAATGgattacaattgtattatatgtctctggtaaaagtaaaccaattataggtcaaagtacggtcttccaCACAGAGCCTTGTTCTAAAATTACACTCACATGAAAAATGTGGACTCAGTTATTTATTAAAGAAGAGGATGTTGCAATAAATAATATGGTTACCTGATGTTCATTCAAATATGAACCGCATTTATAACTACTTAGGAATTTTTGTAAGAACCCAAAAGTTGACTAGGACAAAGAAATATGTACGGCTACCATAATTCTCATGTCCTTTAGTAAATCCAATTTTGAGTTTTGCAAGATGAATAAATTCGCAGCCACGTCCAGTCCTTATTGGCTATTATAAATTGGTCCATACAGTATACATGATATCTCTAGTCTAGTAGGGAGAGTGCAATGCTCTCTGCTTTTTTTAAAACCCGTAGAAACAACCATGGGAATGGTCCGTAGCCTTTTCAGAAGAAAAATTTTCTGCCATAATTCAACGTATTCTCTTTTCTGTTGGTTATTAAATTTACTTCCCCCCAGCTAAATTTCTCAGAGACGTGCTATAAAATATGCCTCTGCTTTGTAGATATTTACTCATGGAATTATTgctctcgtcctgaatatgcttgaaatatttgctactgtgTTCAggcaaaaaacaattttataaatcaaCCAATGTTCAGGGGAGGCTTATATCTGAATCAAATATTTGTTCCGTGTATAGAAGTCTTGAAAACAAACACTATTatcaattaaataattatataaattaagtaTTTTAAACACCTTCAACAGACATAATCATAAGCTGTAAAATTCATATTTCCCGATTGGAcctaaattctcatattttaaaCACACTTAGACGTAAGGTGTTCAAGTTACaaatattacagaaaaaaaaacaattaacaatgcatAAACTAGTGCTAATGTATTTCGTgcatatgaatattaattatacacattttaaaaagCATACAAGATACATATGCTATATAggttaaaagatcttaaaactaTACGAACCATAGTTGAAGTAGAGAAAGTTTCATAGTGTTCACGGTAAAAACAAAACCAGTTGCTTGAAACTATGAGGCCCGCATTTAGTAAACAATATGGTATTTATGGAGATTTTGAAACATTTCAGGACCTCCATAATTCGATTCAGTAAGGATATCCTGAAATTGATTTTAGATATTAATATCTGAAGTTGATTTAAAGATATCATAATATCAAACGGTGGAGGTCCTGAAATATGGCAGGTGGTCCTCAAAGAATTATGGATATTCTGAATCGTAGGATGGAGGTCCTGAAATGTTTTAGGATATatcctgaaataaaatatttggatATCCTTAAATACAATATTTGGATACCCTTAAATACAATATCTTTTATACAAAATCTGCACCTCGTATGGAAATATTTTCTTTAGCAATCTAAATGAaccaaaaagattttaaaaagtgctttataccagagacatataatacataatgtattatatgtctctgtttataCGAACCATTTCTGATATTTCATCATCAGACATCTTTTTTCCTGTTCGTTCATAGTATCTTTctttgtattcttttattttataaagtctATCAACAGTTTGTTCTATTTCATAATCTGTCATTTTCTGATGTCCCATTCCAAATTCTGGCTTCAGAATTGTTCCCCATGGCATTTTAGGCTTCGGGGGACGCACTGACGATCGCTGAGATGACATTGTAGATGTTCTGAAATAAAGATCTAATAGAGATAACGCCTGAAATACTTTCCGCAGTCCCTTTATGAAAGAGAAATTCACCTTTCGAATACAGTTGGAATGGTTATACTGTTGAATTAATTATCTTTGGCCATATGATATGGAAAATATGTCTCTTCTCTTCTTTCGTTTTAAGAAGATGTTAGCAAATCTTTGCTCAAGTTTTAAGTTAGAATCTTGCTTTAAATCTCCacaaaaaatgatgaataaaaaaccCTCGACTTATTACAGTCATTCTAATTACTTATTGAAAGTAAAGAATAACTTTGTAAAGTACACGTACTTTGTTTGTTCTTGTTTTTAGGGAACAATAAAATTATAACTACCTTCGTTTAATCACAGAGAGAATATGTTTCAATTATGCTGACGAGACGACAGATTTTCCAAAGTTACATGTCGAGATTACAGATTTGTATAGAAAAGCTGTAGATCCTTCAACTTGTTTTATCATAATCAATTAATCGGATAAAGAACTACGAAGAGTATTGAACTTATAATTTTGTAAATGCGCTTTACATGTTTGTTTCTTATCGATTGCTTATATTGATTTCCCCCTAATTCTTTGGCATGATTATGAAGGttcaacaattttcaatataattttcagTCAGATGAGCTGATAAAAACTTTCAAAGATATTAAATATCCGTCAGAACTGCATTGATTTGTTAGTAAATAATATTGTAATTTACTTGTGTTTTACTGTCACTTTTCATTAGTAATGTTTCAATTTCCTGGCAACATAAATATTTGGAGGACTCCTACGAAACAACTAGCTTACTTTAATCCATATAAGCACGGATTAAattcaatacatgtacatataaaaaatcTTTCAATATAAAACAATGTATATAAGGCTTTTATTGCCTTTCCAACTATTTTTAAATGCGAATTTCGAGAACCAGAAAAGTTGGCATTATTTCCACCATTAGCAATGTTAATTGTTCATTCTAGCTTTTGAAATTCAATTAGTATATAGTATTATTGTTCCGATTACTGAAGTAAATATGCAAGATTTTATTTagattaaaaacttaaaaaacatACATATAGTATCCCTCAAGTTATAATGTTTCCACGTTAACGTGTTTGTGAACACGATGTACAGAATAACATCCATGTaaaatttattttccaaatatcTGCATACGTGTGCATTATTAAATAAGAAAAACTCTTACATGACCCAAATTTCCTTCAATTCAATATTCTTGCAAACATTCTGAACTTACCAAAGTGGTTCGACTAAACTACGATCCGTTAAGTTAtagtatatttattttcaattttaactattgtatataagtatactTATAAGATTTACCTTGGGGTACAACATATAAATCCTATAATTTAATTCATTGGTATTTTATATGAAGTTTCCAGCATAGAAATAATCCACCTGTCACTCAACCGTTGCTGgccaaaaaatgtttgatttaaaatgttgatcgattttgttgtttgtttgcgCATGTATTTCACAAATGACTTAATTCATATACAAAAGTTGTAAATGCAATTCATTTCATATGCTATCGAGCTTTCTTTTTAAACGAATGACAATTTTACGATATAGAACATTTAAACGACACCTTAGAATTATAAATTAAGTCGGTTTTCTATAGAATGTAGaccaaacataaataaaatttaaacttcCGAACAATATGAGTTTGTAATGTGTCTAAATGGTTAGATAAGCGAGCTCTACGCATGGGTCTTGTTCTGATTCGTTCTCATTCTTATGTAACATAAATTTTGCTGTCAGTCTGTCATATGC carries:
- the LOC139521054 gene encoding uncharacterized protein, which encodes MFSCFSSKAIEVTDSLSSRVTLGNNPIYIESVTDESVDDVTSLLSECLFKRKYKRTSTMSSQRSSVRPPKPKMPWGTILKPEFGMGHQKMTDYEIEQTVDRLYKIKEYKERYYERTGKKMSDDEISEMLGRMTKVNKEKIVDSDRRVHSSIYKDMGIVSSYAWKGYN